In Actinomycetes bacterium, a genomic segment contains:
- a CDS encoding glycosyltransferase family 4 protein, with protein MSAWPIPTEPVVAPAALPPQPAPAKVKVLHVITRFWAGAGGNTLLSATGMDPDRYEVWVAGCPGGPLWARAEAAGVRTVQVRRFSETLSPVDDLYVLAQLVRLIRAERFTVVHTHSAKGGFLGRLAAWLCRVPVIVHTFHGFSFHDFMSPLRRRAYLALERMVRPMTDGFLAVSPRVAREAVETRLAGPARVGVAPSAVELDQIPSRPDPVVRAELGIPASVPVVGTVGRIDQQKSPLDFVRMAAAVARRHPDARFVMVGAGPLEDAVRAEAARLGVEVLLTGYRSDAPRIGASFDVFVISSLYEGLGRALTEALASGRPVVATAVNGVPDLVVPGATGLLAPPRDPDALAESVGWLLDHPEEGRRMGARGRAGVLAVFAPERMCNLIDQAYCRLLGLPAPAPTVDLTRAAAPASTADLDLTDPEPAVELSA; from the coding sequence TTGAGCGCCTGGCCCATCCCGACGGAGCCCGTGGTCGCCCCGGCCGCGCTGCCTCCGCAGCCCGCGCCGGCCAAGGTGAAGGTCCTGCACGTCATCACCCGGTTCTGGGCCGGGGCGGGCGGCAACACCCTGCTGTCGGCCACCGGCATGGATCCCGACCGCTACGAGGTCTGGGTGGCCGGCTGCCCCGGCGGTCCGCTCTGGGCCCGGGCCGAGGCGGCCGGCGTGCGTACCGTGCAGGTGCGCCGCTTCTCCGAGACCCTCTCCCCGGTCGACGACCTCTACGTCCTGGCCCAGCTCGTCCGGCTGATCCGGGCCGAGCGCTTCACCGTGGTCCACACCCACTCGGCCAAGGGCGGGTTCCTGGGGCGGCTCGCGGCCTGGCTCTGCCGGGTCCCGGTGATCGTCCACACCTTCCACGGCTTCAGCTTCCACGACTTCATGAGCCCGCTGCGGCGGCGCGCCTACCTGGCGCTCGAGCGCATGGTGCGGCCCATGACCGACGGGTTCCTAGCGGTGTCGCCCAGGGTCGCCCGCGAGGCGGTGGAGACGCGGCTGGCCGGTCCGGCCCGGGTCGGCGTGGCGCCGTCAGCGGTCGAGCTGGACCAGATCCCGTCCCGACCCGACCCGGTTGTGCGGGCCGAGCTCGGCATCCCGGCGTCCGTGCCGGTCGTCGGCACGGTCGGCCGCATCGACCAGCAGAAGTCCCCCCTGGACTTCGTGCGCATGGCCGCCGCGGTGGCCCGCCGGCACCCGGACGCCCGCTTCGTCATGGTGGGCGCTGGACCGCTCGAGGACGCGGTCCGGGCCGAGGCGGCCCGGCTCGGGGTGGAGGTGCTGCTCACCGGCTACCGGTCCGACGCCCCCCGCATCGGCGCGAGCTTCGACGTGTTCGTGATCTCCTCGCTGTACGAGGGGCTGGGGCGGGCGCTCACCGAGGCGCTGGCCTCGGGCCGGCCGGTGGTCGCCACCGCCGTGAACGGGGTGCCCGACCTGGTCGTGCCGGGCGCGACCGGCCTGCTCGCGCCGCCGCGCGACCCGGACGCGCTCGCCGAGAGCGTGGGCTGGCTGCTCGACCACCCCGAGGAGGGGCGCCGCATGGGCGCGCGGGGCCGGGCCGGCGTGCTCGCGGTGTTCGCGCCCGAGCGGATGTGCAACCTGATCGACCAGGCCTACTGCCGCCTGCTCGGCCTGCCCGCCCCGGCGCCCACCGTCGACCTCACCCGGGCCGCCGCGCCCGCCTCCACGGCGGACCTGGACCTCACCGACCCCGAGCCGGCGGTCGAGCTGTCGGCATGA